One region of Marivirga arenosa genomic DNA includes:
- a CDS encoding SusC/RagA family TonB-linked outer membrane protein: protein MGNDTRPYRTRNYFEAENSFGSSPVYRYGTTLNNPQLKSETKEGLEFGTELLFFNRRIGLNASVYKDNTFDQIIPVKTSTATGFNFQYINAGNFENKGIELALNATPVDGDFRWDMNVNWAKNVNTVVELAEGIDNYTITSFFFASINATEGEAFGTIRGTNFQYKDGQKVITSDGYYAIDDSIQTIGNATPDWNLGFSNTFSYKGFSLRTLFDMQMGGDIFSLNTAFGRATGLYEETAGLNAKGNPKRDPVAEGGGVLLEGVQEDGSQNTTYAPASQWGQVWQYGSNNPAAAYVFDASYIKLRELAFSYKFPQSTLGNLPIKNLELSVVGRNLAILYSNVTHFDPEVTRSSGNAQGYESGTYPTPRTYGFNVKFNF, encoded by the coding sequence GTGGGTAATGATACTCGTCCATACAGAACAAGAAACTATTTCGAAGCTGAAAATAGCTTTGGGTCTTCTCCTGTTTATAGATATGGAACAACATTAAATAATCCACAACTTAAATCAGAAACTAAAGAAGGATTAGAATTCGGTACTGAGTTATTATTCTTTAATAGAAGAATTGGGTTAAATGCATCAGTTTATAAAGACAATACATTTGATCAGATTATCCCTGTAAAAACATCAACAGCAACTGGTTTTAATTTCCAGTATATTAATGCTGGTAACTTTGAAAACAAAGGTATTGAGTTAGCATTAAATGCAACTCCTGTTGATGGTGATTTCAGATGGGATATGAATGTAAACTGGGCTAAAAACGTAAATACTGTAGTAGAGTTAGCGGAAGGTATAGATAACTATACGATTACATCGTTCTTCTTTGCGTCAATTAATGCAACTGAAGGAGAGGCATTTGGTACAATTAGAGGTACTAATTTCCAATATAAAGATGGTCAGAAAGTAATTACTTCAGACGGATATTATGCGATTGATGATTCTATTCAAACTATTGGTAATGCTACTCCAGATTGGAACTTGGGATTCTCTAATACATTCTCTTATAAAGGTTTCTCTTTAAGAACTCTATTTGATATGCAAATGGGTGGAGATATATTCTCTCTTAATACTGCATTCGGTAGAGCGACTGGTTTATACGAAGAAACTGCTGGCTTAAATGCAAAAGGAAATCCTAAAAGAGATCCTGTAGCAGAAGGTGGTGGAGTTTTACTAGAAGGTGTGCAGGAAGATGGAAGTCAAAACACGACTTATGCTCCAGCGTCTCAATGGGGGCAAGTGTGGCAGTATGGATCAAATAACCCTGCTGCAGCTTATGTATTTGATGCTTCTTACATTAAGTTAAGGGAACTTGCATTTAGCTATAAATTCCCACAAAGTACATTAGGAAATCTTCCTATCAAAAACTTAGAATTAAGTGTAGTAGGTAGAAACTTAGCAATACTTTACAGTAATGTTACACATTTTGATCCAGAAGTAACAAGAAGTTCAGGTAACGCTCAAGGTTACGAGTCAGGTACTTACCCAACTCCTAGAACTTATGGTTTTAATGTGAAGTTTAATTTCTAA
- a CDS encoding TonB-dependent receptor plug domain-containing protein, with translation MGFEKTEITIGAQSVIDVTLKPDVQQLGEVVVTALGIERDQKSLGYSVQEVSGEQLSEAKEQNVINSLSGKVAGVQVRSSNTMGGSANILIRGTNTLAGNNQPLFVVDGVPIDNSSYNSADQERGGGGYDYGNPAADLNPEDIKSMSVLKGGSAAALYGSRALYGVILITTKKGAKNQGVGVSVNSSVTFSQVNKNTLPQHQKEYGAGYGAYWTYADLDGDGVDEQIVNTADDASWGAKFDPNLEVVHWDALFLGEDNYGETRPWVAGEAGIEEFFETGVSLRNNISVSGGTEKATYRLSYTNEDTKGIVPNSSMKSNKVALNASLEMTEKLKISTSVNYVGNDVIGRYGTGYSGTNVMQSFGQWFQTNLDFNRLKNYKDEAGNQRAWNLAGPSDPRGYYFNNPYWVVNENYQSDGRDRVFGNVFLEYELADGIKLNGRSTLDFYNFGQQERVNVGSAITDVPSYVRREYTFMERNDDFFVTVDKYLNDNFSISGLVGVNHRNTTNASLQMGTFRGMVNKDVFAISNTVSPEVEYTDDFSEKAQRSVYGNLSFGFNDMLFLDLTARNDWSSTLPEGANSYFYPSV, from the coding sequence ATCGGTTTTGAAAAAACTGAAATTACGATTGGAGCACAATCAGTAATTGATGTAACTTTAAAACCAGATGTACAGCAGTTAGGAGAAGTTGTTGTAACTGCATTAGGTATTGAGCGTGATCAAAAGTCTTTAGGTTACTCAGTGCAGGAAGTTAGCGGTGAGCAACTTTCTGAAGCTAAAGAACAAAATGTAATCAACTCATTATCTGGTAAAGTTGCAGGTGTTCAAGTAAGATCATCTAATACCATGGGTGGTTCTGCAAATATCCTTATTAGAGGTACAAACACTTTGGCAGGTAATAACCAACCATTGTTTGTAGTTGATGGAGTTCCAATCGATAACTCTTCTTATAACTCTGCCGACCAAGAGCGTGGTGGTGGAGGTTACGATTATGGTAACCCAGCTGCGGATTTAAATCCAGAAGATATTAAATCAATGTCTGTATTAAAAGGTGGATCTGCTGCAGCACTTTATGGTTCAAGAGCTTTATATGGTGTAATCTTAATTACTACTAAAAAAGGTGCTAAAAATCAAGGAGTTGGTGTTTCTGTAAACTCATCAGTAACATTCAGTCAAGTTAATAAGAATACTTTACCACAACATCAAAAAGAATATGGTGCTGGTTATGGTGCGTATTGGACTTATGCTGACTTAGATGGAGATGGTGTTGACGAACAAATCGTTAATACTGCAGATGATGCCTCATGGGGTGCGAAATTTGATCCTAACTTAGAGGTTGTTCACTGGGACGCTTTATTTCTAGGTGAGGATAATTATGGTGAAACTAGACCTTGGGTAGCTGGTGAAGCAGGAATTGAAGAATTCTTTGAAACGGGTGTTTCTTTAAGAAATAATATTTCTGTTAGTGGTGGTACAGAAAAAGCTACTTACAGATTATCTTATACAAATGAAGATACAAAAGGTATTGTGCCTAATTCATCTATGAAGTCTAACAAGGTTGCTTTAAATGCTTCATTAGAGATGACTGAAAAATTAAAAATCTCTACAAGTGTTAACTATGTTGGAAATGATGTAATAGGTCGTTATGGTACTGGTTACTCAGGCACTAATGTAATGCAGTCTTTTGGACAGTGGTTCCAGACTAATCTAGATTTTAATAGATTAAAAAATTATAAAGATGAAGCAGGTAACCAAAGAGCTTGGAATTTAGCAGGGCCAAGTGATCCAAGAGGTTATTATTTTAATAACCCATATTGGGTAGTAAATGAAAATTACCAAAGTGATGGAAGAGATAGAGTTTTTGGTAATGTATTCTTAGAATATGAATTGGCTGATGGAATCAAATTAAATGGTAGATCAACTTTAGATTTCTATAATTTTGGACAGCAAGAAAGAGTAAACGTTGGATCTGCTATTACTGATGTTCCTTCTTATGTTAGAAGAGAATATACTTTCATGGAGAGAAATGATGATTTCTTTGTAACTGTTGACAAGTATTTAAATGATAACTTTTCAATTTCTGGTTTAGTTGGTGTTAACCATAGGAACACAACAAATGCTAGTCTTCAGATGGGTACGTTTAGAGGTATGGTAAATAAAGATGTTTTTGCTATCTCTAATACTGTTAGTCCTGAAGTAGAGTATACTGATGATTTTAGCGAAAAAGCGCAAAGAAGTGTTTACGGTAACCTTTCTTTTGGTTTCAATGATATGTTATTTTTAGATTTAACAGCTAGAAATGATTGGTCATCTACTTTACCTGAGGGAGCTAATAGTTATTTCTATCCATCCGTTTAA
- a CDS encoding carboxypeptidase-like regulatory domain-containing protein: protein MMKKLLLMLSFILVASFSWAQDRTVSGTVTDADGPLPGVNVIVKGITQGTTTHLDGNYKLSVPADAEAL, encoded by the coding sequence ATGATGAAGAAACTATTACTAATGCTAAGTTTCATTTTGGTCGCCTCTTTTTCATGGGCACAGGATAGAACAGTATCTGGTACAGTGACTGATGCAGACGGTCCATTGCCAGGTGTAAACGTAATTGTGAAGGGTATTACACAAGGTACCACAACTCATTTAGATGGTAATTATAAGCTATCTGTTCCTGCGGACGCAGAAGCTTTATAA
- a CDS encoding HesB/IscA family protein, with protein MIPVKISEEALKEVKNIMENKNIPEGYGLRVGVRGGGGCSAAGMNYMLGFDKAKDSDKTFEIEGIPIYIDKGHVMYIIGMEVRFHEGNDARGFIFVNPETEEELN; from the coding sequence ATGATTCCAGTTAAAATATCAGAAGAGGCATTAAAGGAAGTAAAGAATATAATGGAAAATAAAAATATTCCTGAAGGGTATGGATTAAGAGTTGGTGTTCGTGGAGGAGGAGGTTGCAGTGCTGCTGGTATGAATTACATGCTAGGATTTGATAAAGCTAAGGATTCAGATAAAACTTTTGAAATTGAAGGTATTCCTATCTATATAGATAAAGGCCATGTAATGTATATTATAGGAATGGAAGTCCGCTTCCATGAAGGTAATGATGCTCGTGGCTTTATATTCGTAAACCCAGAAACAGAGGAAGAATTGAATTAG
- a CDS encoding DUF7935 family protein, translating into MEPIWDLIKIIIPAGIVLYAMYLTVKTMLQKQNEAKIIEIKAKNKEIVLPIRLQAYERMSLFLERISPDQLIKRVQQNDQNVAEMQYLLLNEIREEFNHNLSQQVYMSDEAWKIIRNAKEELIMLVNQSAKSLDPEAKSIELVKKIYEESLDKNIDSIEYGLSFLKNEIQQEF; encoded by the coding sequence ATGGAACCGATTTGGGACTTAATAAAAATCATCATCCCTGCTGGCATAGTCTTGTATGCAATGTATTTAACAGTTAAAACAATGCTTCAAAAGCAGAATGAAGCTAAGATCATAGAAATAAAAGCAAAAAATAAGGAAATCGTTCTACCTATAAGACTACAAGCTTATGAAAGAATGAGTCTATTCTTAGAAAGAATTTCACCAGATCAGCTTATAAAGAGAGTTCAGCAAAACGATCAAAATGTAGCTGAAATGCAATACTTATTATTAAATGAAATTAGAGAAGAATTTAATCATAACCTATCGCAACAAGTTTATATGAGTGATGAAGCTTGGAAAATTATTAGAAATGCGAAAGAGGAATTAATTATGCTTGTTAACCAATCAGCAAAAAGTTTGGATCCTGAAGCTAAAAGCATTGAGTTAGTTAAAAAGATTTACGAAGAATCTTTAGACAAAAATATTGACAGCATTGAGTATGGATTAAGCTTCCTAAAAAATGAAATCCAGCAAGAATTTTAA
- a CDS encoding nuclear transport factor 2 family protein has product MKKLFLLAALFISFNSLAQKNNEKIINTFMDSWHKAAASADEEVFFGSMTKDGIYLGTDKTEKWTRDEMAVWAKEYFERESAWSFTATSRDIYFSENGKVAWLNEKLDTWMGVCKGTAVLELTNEGWKIALYDLSVTIDNDKIQKFIELIEEK; this is encoded by the coding sequence ATGAAAAAACTCTTTCTACTTGCTGCTTTATTTATCTCTTTCAATTCTTTAGCTCAAAAAAATAATGAAAAAATAATAAACACCTTTATGGATAGTTGGCATAAAGCTGCAGCTTCTGCTGATGAAGAGGTGTTTTTTGGTAGTATGACTAAGGATGGGATTTATTTAGGAACTGATAAAACTGAGAAGTGGACTAGAGATGAAATGGCAGTATGGGCTAAAGAGTATTTTGAAAGAGAATCAGCATGGTCATTTACTGCCACTAGTAGAGATATTTATTTTTCTGAAAACGGAAAAGTAGCTTGGCTTAATGAAAAGCTTGATACTTGGATGGGAGTATGTAAAGGTACAGCAGTTTTAGAATTGACAAACGAAGGATGGAAAATAGCACTTTATGATCTATCGGTAACGATTGATAACGATAAAATCCAGAAATTTATAGAATTAATTGAGGAAAAATAA
- a CDS encoding TonB-dependent receptor: MKFFQLSLFLVVSSLSAFAHISIQGRIISDEDQQALYGATIQVKGTQTGTTTDQFGYFDLSIDAEKAELIVQYIGYETQIIEVQRPNEELIIKLQPTSLMLSEISVQSSNIKSINQLAKIDVELRPVNSSQEILRYVPGLFIAQHAGGGKAEQIFLRGFDIDHGTDISISVDGKPVNMVSHAHGQGYADMHFVIPEIIESVDFGKGTYYADQGNFNTAGYVDFRTKNKLDKSMVKVEGGQFNTVRSVAAIDLLGEKGNSNNQSAYIAGEFMLTDGPFESPQNFYRYNLFGKYNQLLNANRMLTLQASTFRSEWDHSGQIPIRAVEQGLIGRFGAIDDTEGGITGRTDISATLDEKIGEKTYLENNIYFTQYDFELYSNFTFFLEDPINGDQIKQKEERSLLGYQSKLHHEGRLMGYSFNTSAGIGFRHDKSNGNELTRTVNRRTNLERLAFGDITESNAFAYINESWQINRLLINAGVRLDYFKFNYIDNLQTNFVRQSEQKSIISPKLNFNYQVNSNWNLYLKSGTGFHSNDTRVMVAQNGDDILPRAYGADFGSQFKPFDNLIVDVTAWYLFLEQEFVYVGDAAVVEPSGRTERKGIDLSARYQILPWLYADADFNYTEPRSIDEAEGENYIPLAPIYSGVGGLTFKHNSGINGTFRARYLGDRPANEDFSETAVGYIVADANINYSTSKFEIGIMVDNIFNVDWREAQFDTESRLPFESDPVSEVHFTPGTPFFLRAKFSLFF; this comes from the coding sequence ATGAAATTTTTTCAGCTATCCCTATTTCTAGTTGTTAGTAGTCTTTCTGCATTTGCTCACATCTCCATTCAGGGAAGAATAATTAGTGATGAAGATCAACAAGCATTGTATGGGGCCACAATTCAGGTAAAAGGTACACAAACAGGTACTACTACTGATCAATTCGGATACTTTGATTTATCAATTGATGCTGAAAAAGCAGAATTAATAGTTCAGTATATAGGATATGAAACGCAAATAATCGAAGTTCAGAGGCCAAATGAAGAACTAATCATAAAACTTCAACCTACTTCATTAATGCTCAGTGAGATTTCAGTACAATCTTCTAATATCAAATCTATCAATCAGTTGGCAAAAATTGATGTTGAATTGAGACCAGTAAATTCGTCTCAAGAAATTCTCAGATATGTGCCTGGCTTATTTATAGCACAACATGCGGGAGGAGGGAAAGCAGAGCAAATATTCTTAAGAGGCTTTGATATAGATCATGGTACTGATATTAGTATTTCTGTTGATGGAAAACCGGTTAATATGGTTTCTCATGCACATGGTCAGGGTTATGCTGATATGCATTTTGTTATTCCTGAAATAATTGAATCGGTTGATTTCGGGAAAGGTACCTATTATGCAGATCAAGGTAATTTTAACACAGCAGGTTATGTAGACTTTAGAACAAAAAATAAGCTAGATAAAAGCATGGTGAAAGTGGAAGGTGGGCAATTTAATACTGTTAGAAGTGTTGCGGCAATTGATTTGTTAGGAGAAAAAGGAAATTCCAATAACCAAAGTGCTTATATAGCAGGTGAATTTATGTTGACAGATGGCCCATTTGAAAGCCCTCAAAATTTTTATAGGTATAATCTTTTTGGAAAGTATAATCAATTATTGAATGCTAATAGAATGTTGACATTACAAGCGTCCACCTTTAGGTCAGAATGGGATCATTCAGGTCAAATTCCAATCCGAGCAGTTGAACAAGGATTGATTGGACGTTTTGGTGCGATTGATGATACGGAAGGTGGTATCACGGGAAGAACTGATATCAGTGCTACGTTGGATGAAAAGATCGGAGAGAAAACTTATTTAGAGAACAATATTTACTTTACGCAATATGATTTCGAACTTTATTCGAATTTCACTTTCTTTCTGGAAGATCCTATAAATGGAGACCAAATCAAACAAAAAGAAGAGCGAAGTTTGTTAGGCTATCAATCAAAATTGCATCATGAGGGAAGGCTGATGGGCTATTCCTTCAATACTTCGGCAGGGATAGGTTTTCGACATGATAAGTCAAATGGAAATGAACTGACCCGAACTGTAAATAGAAGAACAAATTTAGAGAGATTAGCTTTTGGAGATATAACAGAGAGCAATGCTTTTGCATATATAAATGAGAGTTGGCAAATCAATAGATTACTAATCAACGCAGGGGTTCGCCTGGATTATTTTAAATTCAATTATATTGATAATCTCCAAACCAATTTTGTGCGGCAGAGTGAACAAAAAAGCATTATAAGTCCTAAGCTAAATTTTAACTACCAAGTAAATTCTAATTGGAATCTTTATTTGAAATCGGGTACAGGTTTTCATTCGAATGACACGCGAGTGATGGTGGCTCAAAATGGGGATGATATTCTACCAAGAGCTTATGGAGCTGATTTTGGTTCCCAGTTTAAACCATTTGATAATTTAATTGTGGATGTTACAGCCTGGTACTTATTTCTTGAGCAGGAATTCGTGTACGTAGGAGATGCGGCAGTGGTAGAGCCGAGTGGTAGAACAGAGAGGAAAGGAATTGACTTAAGTGCCCGATATCAGATACTTCCTTGGCTTTATGCTGATGCTGATTTCAATTATACTGAGCCAAGAAGTATAGATGAAGCAGAAGGTGAAAATTATATTCCATTAGCTCCAATTTACTCTGGAGTAGGCGGATTAACATTTAAGCACAATAGTGGCATTAATGGAACTTTTAGAGCCAGATATTTGGGGGATAGACCAGCAAATGAAGATTTTTCTGAAACGGCAGTTGGATATATAGTAGCCGATGCCAACATTAATTACTCTACTTCAAAATTTGAGATAGGAATAATGGTAGATAATATTTTCAATGTGGATTGGCGTGAAGCGCAATTTGATACAGAATCTAGATTACCTTTTGAAAGTGATCCTGTTAGTGAAGTACATTTTACACCAGGCACACCATTTTTCTTAAGAGCTAAATTTTCTTTATTTTTCTGA
- a CDS encoding YkvA family protein has product MSKKTNYKQAFNRAIKVLNDRRLSSKLVDEAKSTLTSRADRSEKIAKLKGKFQTLIRLVKEYTKGNYRQISKKSMLYTVGVLIYFITPTDVIPDFIPVSGFVDDASLLIWLYNHLGKELKQFTAWESKQEKAH; this is encoded by the coding sequence ATGAGTAAAAAAACGAATTATAAACAAGCTTTTAATAGAGCTATCAAAGTCTTAAATGATAGAAGACTTAGTAGTAAATTAGTTGATGAGGCTAAATCAACCTTAACTAGTAGAGCTGATAGATCAGAAAAAATAGCTAAGCTAAAAGGTAAATTTCAAACTCTCATTAGGCTTGTAAAAGAATACACAAAAGGAAATTACAGACAGATCTCAAAAAAAAGCATGCTTTACACCGTTGGTGTGTTGATATATTTTATAACCCCAACAGATGTAATTCCTGATTTCATTCCTGTATCAGGCTTTGTTGATGATGCTTCATTATTGATTTGGCTTTACAATCATTTAGGTAAGGAATTGAAACAATTTACAGCTTGGGAGAGTAAGCAAGAGAAAGCACATTAA
- a CDS encoding thioredoxin family protein produces the protein MTETIQEEKEKVFSQALNYTEYRALIKSLLADNKTTGANHSDAMIGYTLMNDKRMDRLDKTLSLADEIIQKVKKLDRMNWLVITEAWCGDAAQNIPLIAKMADLNDNIDLRFIMRDENPQIMDQYLTNGSRSIPIIIFMDEHYRDLSTWGPRPQPVQNMILDAKNNPDTEQAKLIEKLHKWYAVDKCKTLMEEYNNIINNF, from the coding sequence ATGACAGAAACGATACAGGAAGAGAAAGAAAAAGTATTCTCTCAAGCATTGAATTACACTGAGTACAGAGCATTAATAAAATCATTACTAGCGGATAACAAAACTACAGGAGCCAATCATTCAGACGCCATGATAGGTTATACCTTAATGAATGATAAAAGAATGGATAGGCTTGACAAAACATTAAGCTTAGCAGATGAAATCATTCAGAAAGTAAAAAAATTAGACCGCATGAATTGGCTAGTTATAACTGAAGCATGGTGTGGAGATGCAGCTCAGAATATACCTTTAATTGCAAAAATGGCTGATTTAAATGATAATATCGATTTAAGATTTATCATGAGAGATGAGAATCCTCAAATTATGGATCAATATTTAACCAATGGGTCAAGATCAATTCCCATAATTATTTTTATGGACGAACATTATCGAGATCTTTCTACCTGGGGACCAAGACCTCAGCCTGTTCAAAATATGATTTTGGATGCTAAAAACAATCCTGATACGGAACAAGCTAAATTGATTGAAAAACTGCATAAATGGTATGCGGTAGATAAATGCAAAACATTAATGGAGGAGTATAATAATATTATAAATAACTTTTAA